A window of Exiguobacterium sp. FSL W8-0210 contains these coding sequences:
- a CDS encoding murein hydrolase activator EnvC family protein, with the protein MKKTFASLIVSALVLSSAPHFAAADDLSEQKAKNEQQQQDNAKKQKNLESSVNQEGQKISKTQQEVNRLDEALNEKIFAVETKDRQIKATEREIVELGKEIEKYKAKLKRQEKLLGDRLRVMQENDGNSIKWEEVIFGAKNVGDLVSRVMAGKSISKQDDKMITDYQNTQKQLADAQQEVKEKKAQLVVEKKELKRQQADLESQLKERNKRLKELRKKKEKFETQLMDAKEVQQILIAQEKAIAAEKAAREREARIEKERQAQAAREAKARAEAEAAQAAAQKEAEEQAAKEAATQQAAQEKAAQSAKPSGSTKQSAPKPSTPAPTAPAPAPSAPATPKPSPSSGGLFIHPTAGAVTQGYGSAGGENGYTFHNGIDFGGPVGTPIVAAATGTVITASGGGPYGNHIMIAHQLNGKTYTTVYAHMSSLNASAGQRVSQGQQIGTRGSTGNSTGPHLHFEIHVGGYSYSATGPANSVNPMSMF; encoded by the coding sequence ATGAAAAAAACGTTCGCGTCGCTCATCGTTTCCGCACTGGTTCTTTCATCAGCACCTCATTTTGCAGCAGCTGACGATTTAAGTGAACAGAAAGCCAAAAACGAACAACAGCAACAAGACAATGCTAAAAAGCAAAAAAACTTAGAGTCTTCTGTTAATCAAGAAGGTCAAAAAATCTCTAAAACACAACAAGAAGTCAATCGACTAGACGAAGCGTTGAACGAAAAAATCTTTGCTGTCGAAACAAAGGATCGTCAAATCAAAGCAACAGAACGTGAAATCGTTGAACTTGGAAAAGAAATTGAGAAATATAAAGCGAAACTAAAACGCCAAGAAAAACTACTCGGTGATCGTCTTCGTGTCATGCAAGAGAATGATGGAAACTCAATTAAATGGGAAGAAGTCATCTTTGGTGCTAAAAACGTTGGTGATCTCGTAAGCCGTGTCATGGCAGGGAAATCCATTTCAAAACAAGATGATAAAATGATCACGGATTACCAGAATACGCAAAAGCAATTAGCGGATGCGCAGCAAGAAGTAAAAGAAAAGAAAGCGCAGTTGGTCGTTGAGAAAAAAGAATTAAAACGTCAACAAGCGGATCTTGAATCACAATTAAAAGAGCGGAACAAACGCTTAAAAGAACTACGTAAGAAAAAAGAAAAGTTCGAAACACAATTGATGGATGCAAAAGAAGTCCAGCAAATTTTGATTGCTCAAGAAAAAGCGATTGCAGCTGAAAAAGCAGCGCGTGAACGTGAAGCGCGAATCGAAAAAGAACGTCAAGCTCAAGCTGCACGTGAAGCAAAAGCACGAGCAGAAGCTGAAGCAGCGCAAGCAGCAGCTCAAAAAGAAGCAGAAGAGCAAGCCGCTAAAGAAGCAGCAACTCAGCAAGCAGCACAAGAGAAGGCAGCGCAGTCAGCAAAACCTTCTGGTTCGACAAAACAATCGGCACCAAAACCATCTACACCAGCACCAACTGCGCCAGCTCCAGCGCCGTCAGCTCCAGCGACACCTAAACCGTCACCATCATCAGGCGGACTCTTCATTCATCCAACTGCTGGTGCTGTGACACAAGGGTATGGTTCTGCAGGCGGAGAAAATGGTTATACGTTCCATAACGGGATTGACTTCGGTGGTCCAGTTGGCACGCCAATCGTGGCAGCTGCAACTGGTACAGTCATTACAGCATCAGGTGGCGGACCTTACGGAAATCACATCATGATCGCTCACCAATTGAACGGGAAGACATATACGACAGTCTATGCACATATGAGTTCATTGAACGCTAGTGCAGGTCAACGTGTCAGCCAAGGTCAACAAATCGGTACACGTGGTAGCACAGGAAACTCAACAGGTCCACACTTACACTTCGAAATTCACGTTGGTGGATACAGCTACAGTGCAACAGGTCCAGCTAACTCAGTCAATCCAATGTCGATGTTTTAA
- a CDS encoding formate/nitrite transporter family protein, producing MNEVEALEGLRNKAIKSTRMLQMRPLEYLVRAMLAGIFIGFAIIFTLKAINGLYMAESPVATLVGGLTFGVALVLIVYGGAELFTGNTMYFTTATMRGYTTKMDTMKVWLICLIGNGLGGLAFALLFSQTGIIQELGMNNWLFSVSETKIHHTTWEIFTRAIFCNWMVCLAIFIPKNMKNELAQIMMMMVLVAVFFASGFDHVIANMALFSIALVVPHPDTITFAGAMHNLLPALAGNIIGGAVFMGMIYTWLNKEKLEVDESRQSTTPVHIASKQNA from the coding sequence ATGAACGAGGTAGAAGCATTAGAAGGATTACGGAATAAAGCAATCAAGTCGACGCGCATGCTACAAATGCGTCCTCTCGAGTACTTAGTTCGTGCCATGTTAGCGGGAATTTTCATTGGATTTGCAATCATTTTTACTTTAAAAGCAATTAACGGTCTATATATGGCGGAGTCACCTGTTGCGACACTTGTCGGTGGACTGACCTTCGGAGTGGCACTCGTCCTGATCGTTTATGGTGGGGCAGAGCTATTCACAGGGAATACGATGTATTTCACGACGGCGACGATGCGCGGCTATACGACGAAGATGGATACGATGAAGGTCTGGTTGATCTGTCTGATCGGAAATGGACTTGGCGGATTGGCGTTTGCGCTACTCTTTTCTCAAACAGGAATCATCCAAGAGCTTGGTATGAACAACTGGTTATTTTCTGTCTCAGAAACGAAGATCCACCATACGACGTGGGAAATCTTCACACGTGCTATCTTCTGTAACTGGATGGTCTGTTTAGCGATTTTCATTCCAAAGAACATGAAGAATGAGTTGGCGCAGATCATGATGATGATGGTACTCGTCGCAGTATTCTTTGCTTCTGGATTTGATCACGTCATCGCCAATATGGCACTGTTCTCCATTGCGTTAGTCGTACCACATCCGGATACGATCACATTTGCCGGAGCGATGCATAACCTGTTGCCAGCTTTAGCCGGTAACATCATTGGTGGAGCAGTCTTCATGGGAATGATCTATACGTGGCTGAATAAAGAAAAATTAGAAGTAGATGAATCACGTCAATCCACGACACCTGTTCATATTGCTTCGAAACAAAATGCGTAA
- a CDS encoding organic hydroperoxide resistance protein codes for MSNVILTSRASAVGGRDGKVASDDNVINLDLVMPGTKGKEDIPTSNPEQLFAAGYAACFDGAYNLMARQAKKRVETRTNSEVSLLQDEADNGVKIAAKLVVEVVGVSQEEAEELLEKTHNFCPYSKATRGNIDVDLSVKVVDSL; via the coding sequence ATGTCAAACGTCATTCTTACTTCACGTGCATCTGCAGTCGGTGGTCGCGACGGGAAAGTCGCTTCAGACGATAACGTCATTAATCTCGATTTAGTCATGCCAGGAACAAAAGGCAAAGAAGACATTCCGACATCAAACCCGGAACAGTTATTCGCAGCAGGATATGCCGCTTGTTTTGATGGTGCCTATAATTTAATGGCGCGCCAAGCAAAAAAACGAGTCGAGACGCGGACGAATTCAGAAGTCAGCCTCTTACAGGATGAAGCGGATAACGGTGTGAAAATTGCAGCGAAACTCGTCGTCGAAGTCGTTGGCGTATCACAAGAGGAAGCAGAAGAGTTGCTTGAGAAAACACACAACTTTTGCCCGTACTCGAAAGCAACACGCGGAAATATCGATGTAGATCTTTCTGTTAAAGTCGTCGATTCATTATAA
- a CDS encoding ArsR/SmtB family transcription factor: MDIPRCETIAIDEQRASEIGHIVDTIPTLEIGKLFKILSDATRLRIVYALTIEEELCVCDVSASVDCSIATASHHLRSLLKQGLVKFRKDGKVVYYSLDDHHVSSLVHMAMEHVQEGKAMPE, translated from the coding sequence ATGGACATTCCCCGTTGTGAAACGATTGCGATTGATGAACAACGCGCGTCTGAAATCGGACATATCGTTGACACGATTCCGACGCTAGAAATCGGAAAGCTATTTAAGATTCTTTCGGATGCGACACGACTGCGAATCGTTTATGCGCTGACGATCGAAGAAGAACTATGCGTTTGTGATGTCTCGGCTTCTGTCGACTGTTCGATTGCGACAGCGTCGCATCATCTTCGATCTTTGTTGAAACAAGGACTCGTCAAGTTTCGAAAAGACGGTAAAGTCGTCTATTATTCCTTGGATGACCATCATGTGTCATCGCTTGTACATATGGCGATGGAACATGTACAAGAGGGAAAAGCAATGCCTGAATGA
- a CDS encoding CHASE3 domain-containing protein, producing MHSLWRQRILLIFLVSLFASIPIIYALSGYRTIATMTEQMKDHDIPLINQVDQLVEHNRDRANAVRGLLLYEDNRYIEQYYFSTSKIHDLRNSLNQSSTTPGTIKDLLRRNNVWESEIERVFVVYERQSPTAAKRLARQSTQTTQTILEDLSRVKDDLYKTLQAKLQQSDSLIATYKWMCLALSILSFLLISATVFFFHRFAPKGSEQSSLE from the coding sequence ATGCACTCTCTTTGGCGTCAGCGTATTCTGCTGATTTTCTTGGTCAGCTTATTCGCCTCTATCCCGATCATCTATGCGTTATCCGGTTATCGGACGATTGCAACGATGACCGAGCAAATGAAGGATCATGATATCCCGTTAATCAATCAGGTAGATCAGTTGGTCGAACACAATCGAGATCGTGCCAATGCGGTTCGTGGTCTCTTATTGTATGAAGATAATCGTTATATCGAACAATATTACTTTTCAACGTCTAAAATCCATGATTTGCGTAATAGTCTGAACCAATCGTCGACTACTCCAGGGACGATTAAAGATCTTCTTCGCCGCAACAATGTCTGGGAGTCCGAAATTGAACGCGTGTTTGTTGTCTATGAACGTCAAAGTCCAACAGCCGCAAAACGTCTTGCTAGACAGTCGACTCAGACGACCCAAACGATTCTCGAAGACTTATCCCGTGTGAAAGATGATTTGTATAAAACGCTTCAAGCCAAATTACAACAATCAGATTCTTTAATCGCTACATATAAATGGATGTGTCTCGCTCTCTCCATCCTGTCCTTTTTATTGATTAGTGCCACGGTCTTTTTCTTCCACCGCTTCGCTCCAAAAGGATCAGAACAATCGTCTTTAGAATAA
- a CDS encoding VOC family protein — MKLDHTGIAVRDMQEAISFYTNVLGGTLTKEYSNPAPGVASNIAVIEFDDAHIELLTPTSPGSPIARFLKQRGKGVHHIAYRVEDLDQAIEEAKQQGLTFLEDTYRTTPFGRRLIYMNPRHSHGVITELCDYPENL, encoded by the coding sequence ATGAAATTAGACCACACTGGAATTGCTGTTCGCGACATGCAGGAAGCCATTTCATTTTATACAAACGTACTTGGAGGAACTTTAACAAAAGAGTACTCGAATCCTGCGCCTGGTGTCGCTTCCAATATTGCGGTCATCGAGTTCGATGATGCGCACATCGAGTTGTTAACGCCAACAAGTCCGGGTAGTCCGATCGCACGTTTTTTAAAACAACGCGGGAAAGGTGTCCATCACATTGCTTATCGTGTAGAGGATTTAGATCAAGCGATTGAAGAAGCAAAACAACAAGGCTTAACATTTTTAGAAGATACGTATCGAACGACGCCGTTCGGGCGACGACTGATTTATATGAATCCCCGGCATTCACACGGCGTCATTACAGAACTCTGTGATTATCCAGAAAATCTATAA
- the thiD gene encoding bifunctional hydroxymethylpyrimidine kinase/phosphomethylpyrimidine kinase codes for MKHVLTIAGSDSGGGAGIQADLKTFSALGVYGMSVLTAVTAQNTLGVQAVEELSPEIVDAQLTSIFSDIRVDAIKIGMVSNAQTIRVIATHLRKQTVPIILDPVMVAKGGHALLRTEAEQALISELLPLATLVTPNLPEAERLTGRSVTNLEEMRLAMHQLATQTGAVLLKGGHLSGAATDLLFDGEVEHRFTSERLDNQHTHGTGCTLSAAIAARMALGEDLTDSVRQAKSYVTEAIRHGFALGQGIGPTHHFHSLWRDTHVYDHS; via the coding sequence ATGAAACATGTACTGACGATTGCAGGATCCGACTCCGGTGGTGGAGCTGGGATTCAAGCAGATTTAAAAACCTTTTCGGCTTTAGGGGTTTATGGAATGAGCGTCCTGACAGCCGTCACGGCGCAAAATACGTTGGGTGTTCAAGCGGTGGAAGAGTTGTCCCCAGAAATCGTAGATGCCCAGTTAACGTCGATTTTTTCAGACATTCGTGTCGATGCGATCAAAATCGGGATGGTCTCGAATGCGCAGACGATTCGTGTCATTGCTACACATCTCCGCAAACAGACAGTTCCTATCATATTAGATCCCGTCATGGTCGCTAAAGGTGGTCATGCCCTATTGCGGACGGAAGCTGAACAAGCATTGATTTCAGAACTTCTGCCGCTTGCGACACTCGTCACACCGAATTTACCGGAAGCGGAGCGGTTAACAGGACGATCAGTGACCAATCTAGAGGAAATGCGACTGGCGATGCATCAATTGGCTACACAGACAGGGGCAGTATTACTAAAAGGTGGACATCTCTCAGGAGCTGCGACGGATTTGTTGTTTGATGGGGAAGTGGAACACCGCTTCACATCGGAACGGTTAGACAATCAACATACTCATGGAACTGGTTGTACCTTATCTGCGGCGATTGCGGCGCGGATGGCGCTTGGAGAAGATTTAACAGATAGTGTAAGACAGGCAAAGAGCTATGTCACGGAGGCAATTCGTCATGGATTTGCCCTCGGACAAGGTATTGGACCGACACATCATTTTCACTCACTTTGGAGGGATACACATGTTTACGACCATTCTTGA
- a CDS encoding hemolysin family protein gives METFDTTTIIIRLLVIALLIVLTAFFVAAEFSVVKMRMSRIDQLITEGSKTAKVAKRLLENLDYYLSACQLGITVTALGLGWLGESTVGAILGMLFEEIDIPNSVSTIISFVLAFSIVTFLHVVLGELAPKSLAIQKTEAITMLLAPPLYWFGKIMKPFIWTLNGSARIILRLFGVEPAGHEEVHSEEEIKIIMTQSYKSGEINQTELSYMQNIFSFDERIAKDIMLPRTDLITISNDASMEDIIRLVEEYQFTRYPVAEEGDKDKILGFINAKQLFTDHMANKGKALSYYIHNLPIVSEYSPLQDAMLKMQVERTPMALVIDEYGGTAGVITMEDILEEIVGEIRDEFDKDEKADIEQIHERLYRISGRVLIDDLNERFNLGIEEEDIDTIGGWVMAQDTEVSSGQEFRYQEYTIKVMEVDNHQVKSIYLQLPDQEETATEEIG, from the coding sequence ATGGAGACATTCGACACGACGACGATCATCATTCGACTACTCGTCATTGCACTACTCATCGTCTTAACAGCTTTTTTTGTAGCTGCCGAATTTTCGGTCGTCAAAATGCGAATGTCTCGAATCGATCAGTTGATTACAGAAGGAAGCAAGACTGCGAAAGTGGCGAAGAGGCTACTTGAGAATTTGGATTATTATTTATCGGCCTGTCAACTTGGAATTACCGTGACAGCGCTTGGTCTCGGATGGTTAGGAGAATCAACGGTAGGTGCGATTCTCGGTATGTTGTTCGAAGAAATTGATATTCCGAACTCCGTCTCGACGATCATTTCGTTCGTTCTTGCATTCTCGATTGTAACGTTTCTTCATGTCGTACTTGGAGAGCTTGCTCCAAAATCTTTGGCGATTCAAAAAACGGAAGCCATCACGATGCTACTCGCGCCACCACTTTATTGGTTCGGTAAAATCATGAAACCTTTCATCTGGACATTGAACGGTTCAGCACGAATCATCCTTCGGTTATTTGGTGTCGAGCCAGCGGGACACGAAGAAGTCCATTCTGAAGAAGAGATTAAAATCATCATGACACAGAGTTATAAGAGTGGAGAAATCAACCAGACTGAGCTTTCCTACATGCAGAACATCTTCTCGTTCGATGAGCGGATCGCGAAAGATATCATGTTACCGCGGACGGACTTAATCACGATCTCGAACGATGCATCGATGGAGGACATCATTCGTCTCGTTGAAGAGTATCAGTTCACACGTTACCCAGTAGCGGAAGAAGGAGATAAGGATAAAATCCTTGGCTTCATCAATGCAAAACAATTATTTACGGATCATATGGCGAACAAAGGAAAAGCATTAAGCTATTACATCCACAACTTGCCGATTGTATCCGAATATTCGCCGCTTCAAGATGCCATGCTGAAAATGCAGGTGGAACGAACACCGATGGCACTCGTCATCGATGAATACGGTGGTACGGCTGGTGTCATCACGATGGAAGACATCTTGGAAGAAATCGTCGGAGAAATCCGAGATGAATTCGATAAGGATGAGAAAGCAGATATCGAACAAATTCATGAGCGATTATACCGCATCTCAGGACGTGTCTTGATTGATGACCTAAATGAACGCTTTAACCTAGGAATCGAAGAAGAAGACATCGATACGATTGGTGGCTGGGTCATGGCACAGGATACGGAAGTGTCGAGTGGTCAAGAATTCCGCTATCAGGAATACACGATCAAAGTCATGGAAGTCGATAATCATCAAGTGAAATCGATTTATCTTCAATTGCCTGATCAAGAAGAAACTGCAACAGAAGAGATTGGATAA
- a CDS encoding murein hydrolase activator EnvC family protein, protein MLKKLISTIVLGALLITGTQPIAAATIKEKKAENAAEQRKLEKAIKKQEAKISKEQRQINQIDAAINEKIFQVSEKNKQIEQLNVRIDELKVDIVRYEEMLQKQEELLGDRLRVFQENDGNSIKWEEVIFGSKDLGDLFSRVMAGKKIAEQDDKMISDYIATQQKLAEAKQALVEKKAEQMQEKKVLLEQKKALKLQMKERSATLKKLRKGKTKFTTELLDAKELQATLEAQERAIAAAKAAAKAAAEKAAAEKAAAEKAAKANAQAAKQAGKSSESTDSVVPPVVSSGGKFVRPSSGGVSQGFGPASGANGYTFHNGVDFSGSVGSPIVAAAAGTVITASGGGPYGNHVMISHFLDGQVYTTVYAHMSSLSVRAGQTVSQGQQVGTLGSTGNSTGPHLHFELHVGGYQYSASSPLNAVNPLAYL, encoded by the coding sequence ATGCTAAAAAAACTAATTTCTACCATTGTTTTAGGAGCATTACTTATAACAGGAACGCAACCGATCGCAGCAGCGACCATTAAAGAAAAAAAGGCTGAAAATGCCGCTGAACAACGTAAACTTGAAAAAGCGATCAAAAAACAAGAAGCTAAAATCTCAAAAGAGCAACGTCAAATCAATCAAATTGACGCAGCAATCAACGAAAAGATTTTCCAAGTCTCTGAAAAAAATAAACAAATCGAACAGTTGAACGTTCGAATCGATGAGTTAAAGGTAGACATCGTCCGTTACGAAGAAATGTTACAGAAACAGGAAGAACTACTCGGTGATCGTTTGCGTGTTTTCCAAGAGAACGATGGAAACTCGATTAAATGGGAAGAAGTCATTTTTGGATCGAAGGATTTAGGTGATTTATTCAGCCGTGTCATGGCGGGGAAAAAAATCGCTGAGCAAGACGATAAAATGATTTCGGATTACATCGCAACGCAACAAAAATTAGCAGAAGCAAAACAAGCGCTCGTTGAGAAAAAAGCGGAGCAAATGCAAGAAAAGAAAGTATTGCTTGAACAAAAGAAAGCGTTAAAGCTTCAAATGAAAGAACGTAGTGCCACGCTGAAGAAATTACGAAAAGGGAAGACGAAGTTCACGACAGAACTGTTAGACGCAAAAGAACTTCAAGCGACTCTCGAAGCGCAAGAACGTGCAATTGCGGCAGCGAAGGCAGCTGCTAAAGCAGCGGCTGAAAAAGCAGCAGCGGAGAAAGCGGCAGCCGAAAAAGCCGCTAAAGCGAATGCTCAAGCAGCAAAACAAGCAGGTAAGAGTTCGGAATCAACTGATTCTGTTGTCCCGCCGGTTGTTTCGAGTGGAGGGAAATTCGTTCGACCATCTTCTGGTGGAGTGTCACAAGGATTCGGACCAGCAAGCGGCGCGAACGGTTATACGTTCCACAACGGTGTTGATTTCAGTGGTTCGGTCGGATCTCCAATCGTCGCTGCAGCAGCTGGAACGGTCATTACAGCATCAGGTGGTGGACCTTACGGCAATCATGTCATGATTTCTCACTTCCTCGATGGACAAGTGTACACGACTGTCTACGCACATATGAGTTCATTATCGGTTCGTGCAGGACAAACGGTCTCTCAAGGTCAGCAAGTCGGGACACTTGGTAGTACAGGGAATTCAACAGGACCACACTTACATTTCGAACTACATGTCGGAGGCTATCAATACAGTGCCTCTTCTCCTCTAAATGCAGTCAATCCATTAGCATATCTGTAA
- the thiE gene encoding thiamine phosphate synthase, with product MSIDYSIYAVTDRRYHPGVAIETVVEEAVLGGATIVQLREKTAQGKEFYDQAVRLKTLTDRYDVPLIINDRIDIALLVGAGLHIGQEDIPLIAARRLLPDAVIGVSVATVAQAIEAERDGASYLGVGSLFATSSKADADSMSHTMLQAIREAVRLPLIGIGGITATNVSSLPIPLEGYAVISEIFAKEDRQLAAQQMTDAVREWHQSLQNRV from the coding sequence GTGTCAATTGATTACTCCATCTATGCAGTGACGGATCGTCGGTACCATCCTGGAGTCGCGATCGAGACGGTCGTTGAGGAAGCTGTTTTAGGTGGTGCGACGATCGTGCAATTACGGGAAAAAACAGCACAAGGAAAGGAATTCTACGATCAGGCAGTTCGGTTGAAAACACTCACGGATCGCTACGACGTTCCTTTGATCATCAATGACCGGATCGATATCGCATTACTCGTCGGAGCTGGTTTGCATATCGGACAAGAAGACATTCCTTTAATCGCAGCACGTCGCCTTTTACCAGATGCCGTGATCGGTGTGTCAGTAGCAACCGTTGCACAAGCGATTGAAGCAGAACGGGACGGAGCATCTTATTTAGGCGTGGGGTCTCTATTTGCGACGTCATCCAAAGCGGACGCTGATTCCATGTCGCACACGATGCTTCAGGCAATTCGAGAAGCCGTACGATTACCTCTAATCGGTATTGGTGGAATCACAGCAACGAATGTCTCTTCTCTGCCTATCCCGCTAGAAGGGTATGCCGTCATCTCAGAAATTTTCGCTAAAGAAGATCGGCAACTCGCTGCGCAGCAAATGACAGATGCTGTGCGAGAATGGCATCAATCACTTCAGAACAGGGTATAA
- a CDS encoding type 1 glutamine amidotransferase domain-containing protein: MSKKVAVVLADHFEDVEFTGPVDALKEAGHEITVIGAKKGAELVGKQEEAKVTVDLSIDETSAADYDALLIPGGFSPDLLREDERFVSFVEEFDMSKKPIFSICHGPQLMINAKIVKGRKMTGYKSIRIDLENAGVDFADEEVVVDDNFVSSRQPDDIPAFNREIVAKLG; this comes from the coding sequence ATGTCTAAAAAAGTAGCCGTTGTACTCGCCGATCATTTTGAGGATGTAGAATTCACAGGACCGGTTGATGCATTAAAAGAAGCAGGGCACGAGATCACGGTCATTGGTGCCAAAAAAGGTGCAGAACTCGTTGGGAAGCAGGAAGAGGCAAAAGTAACCGTTGATCTCTCGATTGATGAGACTTCAGCAGCAGACTACGATGCTCTCCTGATTCCAGGCGGATTTTCACCAGATTTACTTCGAGAAGATGAGCGTTTCGTCTCATTCGTCGAAGAATTCGATATGTCGAAAAAACCGATTTTCTCGATCTGCCATGGACCACAATTGATGATTAATGCAAAAATCGTCAAAGGAAGAAAAATGACAGGTTATAAATCAATTCGAATTGATTTAGAAAATGCTGGTGTGGACTTTGCAGATGAAGAAGTCGTCGTCGACGATAATTTCGTCTCAAGTCGTCAACCAGATGACATTCCTGCGTTCAATCGGGAAATCGTAGCTAAACTCGGCTAA
- a CDS encoding YitT family protein yields MTTTHPQKKRVEKISFLIIGTLLYSLYISLLLSPNDIGSGGIMGITLIIQELFHTPIGLTQLLLNIPLFLLGFRFLRKRFMFLSGIIVIASSFLIDWIPTQIVPESLNDPLVASIFAGLVSGLAMALIFFGGASTGGLDILGKFFFARFHNWPLPRIFLMQDLVIYILVWWVFDLKHVMYALIMSFVRAKALQTVYSFYSASKQCIIICEKADEINEVITKELGRGVTILDARGGYSNRTKKMVYVVVQNNEIVRLQEIVSSVEPNAFVTFSEIHTVFGNYKEHSYSF; encoded by the coding sequence ATGACTACAACACACCCACAGAAAAAGAGAGTTGAAAAAATCAGTTTCTTAATCATTGGTACGTTGCTGTATTCCCTTTACATCAGCTTACTACTATCTCCAAATGATATCGGATCAGGCGGTATCATGGGGATCACACTCATTATTCAAGAGCTTTTCCACACGCCAATCGGATTAACGCAATTGCTCTTAAACATTCCCCTCTTCCTTTTAGGTTTCCGTTTCCTACGCAAACGATTCATGTTCTTATCTGGAATTATCGTCATTGCTTCTTCCTTTTTAATTGACTGGATTCCGACTCAAATCGTTCCGGAATCTCTAAATGATCCACTCGTCGCTTCCATCTTTGCTGGTCTAGTCTCTGGTCTTGCAATGGCATTGATCTTCTTCGGTGGTGCTTCAACTGGAGGGCTTGATATTCTTGGAAAGTTTTTCTTTGCTCGTTTTCATAACTGGCCACTTCCTCGTATATTTCTGATGCAAGATCTTGTCATCTACATCCTTGTATGGTGGGTATTTGATCTTAAACACGTTATGTATGCTCTCATCATGAGCTTTGTTCGTGCCAAAGCCCTTCAGACGGTTTACAGTTTCTATTCTGCTTCTAAGCAATGTATCATCATTTGTGAGAAAGCAGATGAAATCAATGAAGTCATTACAAAAGAACTCGGTCGTGGTGTCACGATTCTCGATGCACGTGGAGGATATTCCAACCGAACGAAAAAAATGGTCTATGTCGTCGTTCAAAATAATGAAATCGTCCGTTTGCAAGAAATCGTCTCTTCTGTCGAACCGAATGCATTCGTTACATTCTCGGAAATCCACACTGTCTTCGGCAATTACAAGGAACATTCGTATTCGTTTTAA
- the thiM gene encoding hydroxyethylthiazole kinase — protein sequence MFTTILEHKPLIHHLTNTVTINDCANVTLAVGASPVMAEDIREVEEMVRLAQALVLNIGTIDADMQAAQRLAAREAGRLNVPIVLDPVGAGATTLRTAFSKELIDLGCTVIKGNASEIKTLLGEDGRTKGVDAAGDAMMDRESIRAFARKHQSVLVVTGPNDYITDGTREMELHVGTPRLGDITGTGCMTASLIASFLGAGYTAFEAAVHGTFVMGKAGEQAASAQGLGDFKRELFNAISLMTVQDLVEVTERVN from the coding sequence ATGTTTACGACCATTCTTGAACACAAACCACTCATTCACCATCTGACGAACACGGTGACGATCAACGACTGCGCAAACGTCACACTCGCTGTTGGAGCATCACCCGTCATGGCGGAAGACATTCGTGAAGTAGAAGAGATGGTTAGACTCGCACAAGCTCTTGTCTTAAACATTGGTACGATTGATGCAGACATGCAAGCAGCTCAACGACTCGCAGCACGTGAAGCGGGACGTTTGAATGTCCCAATCGTTCTTGATCCAGTTGGAGCAGGGGCAACGACATTACGTACTGCCTTTTCTAAAGAACTCATTGATCTCGGGTGTACGGTCATTAAAGGAAATGCTTCTGAAATCAAGACGTTACTTGGGGAAGATGGGCGAACTAAGGGAGTCGATGCTGCGGGAGATGCAATGATGGATCGAGAAAGCATTCGTGCATTCGCTCGCAAACACCAATCTGTCCTCGTCGTGACAGGTCCGAACGACTACATCACGGATGGAACGCGTGAAATGGAATTACATGTAGGAACACCACGTTTGGGAGACATCACGGGTACGGGCTGCATGACGGCCTCCTTGATTGCGAGCTTCCTCGGTGCAGGATATACGGCATTTGAGGCGGCTGTCCACGGGACATTCGTCATGGGAAAAGCAGGAGAACAAGCAGCCTCCGCGCAAGGTCTTGGTGATTTTAAACGAGAGTTGTTCAATGCCATCAGCCTCATGACGGTGCAAGATCTGGTGGAGGTGACAGAACGTGTCAATTGA